Part of the Pochonia chlamydosporia 170 chromosome Unknown PCv3seq00032, whole genome shotgun sequence genome is shown below.
CTTAGTATTGGTCGCGTCTATATCGTTGCGCTTGGGGGGCTTATTTTCGGTTAACTGAGGGCCTGGTACGTCACGGGGGAGAGGTTGCGTGAATTAACGACAATTCAAGATTAACTGGGTATCCCTCGCAGGCTTGATGGCATGCCAGCCAAGTAAGGTTTCACGCTTGAAGTGATTCGCAGTTAAGATAATGAAAGCTAGCTTTCAGTGTAAATTAGGAGTTAGTTTATTTAGAACATAACTAACATCGTCTAAGGGAGGCAGCGAGGGGATGTTAAGGCGGAGCTTACTGCTGATAGGCGGGCGCAATATGAGAATTATGGGCTGCAAAGTAATTAATATATAGTCTACGGCTCCGCTACTATAGTCAAGTATCACTATAATGGTAGATAATTGGAAATATTGCTTTGGTAGTACATTTCTTTTTGAGTTGATCTTATCGCATGGGCGCATAGATAGTAATGTCGTCAAACCTACATTTTAAGATGGTGGTTTTGGTTAAACCCTACAGGCTGGATGTGGCTTAGACTGTTTTGAAACCTTCGAGAACCCGTTAAGGAACGACAGGGGGGCGGAGGTGCTTGGAGGCGTGAAAAGATCTGTTGAAGAGTTTTAAGATTTCGCCAGGGTTCGTTCATCTGAGATTGATTTCGTGCCGGCAACAAGGTTACCGAGTTTCTAGTATCAGGATAGAAAGGAGTTTAGACTAATCATTTAGGTTTAATGGGATGCGATACTTTGTATCACGTGTTTTGTGGCAAGGGAGTCTAAACAGATGGCATTAATGGCACTCTACTCCATCTTTATTATTACTGTCCCCTTCCGGCATCGTAGGTTGCATTGAGGGCAAAGGGCTTGTTAAATTTAGCTTTCAAATGTTCCAGGCTGGGTATGTGGCCACTCTCAGTATTACTTGACCTCCGGCTGGCGGGCTACGCTATGACAGTAGTGCTAAAATAGTAATAAAAGCGGCTCTTTTTAGTAAATATAAATTTTGATGTTTCCGTTTAATGCTTGCTTAGTTAGCAGCTATTGTGAAGGTAAATCGGCTTCAAGCTTTACGTGCTCAGCGATTGAGGGACATATGACTGCATGTTATGTTAACAGTTCACTTCATGCTCAGGCGGTTTTTTGGGCGGGAAGGTGCTAACGCGTGAAGTGTTTGTCAGTGGGTTGCTGTATTGCGCCTAGCGGGCACATTGGCGGAAGTTATGCGGTGAGAGTGGTATCTCCATGCATCTTGTCGAGGGGCTGTCGGAGGGACAGGCGCATTGCGTCTCGGGAATGAGGAAGGTAGGGGGCATAAGAAAACGGCGGCAAGTGGCAAGACACGGCCGGAGCATGTATAGAAAGAGCTGTAGAGATTCAGGTTATTTTGCCCCGCGGTTTCTTCATAGGACGTCGCGTTAATAGTTACATTGGAGGTGTGGGCCTAAGAACTAGCACAGAGTTAGTTATTCTGTTAGTCCCTTTCTACGCTATTAAACCTTGTGATTATAGTAAGTTGGTGAGGCAAATCGGAGACggcaatgatggtgttcCAGAGCCAGTTGGAGGCAGTGGAGAGACCGACACCACGGGATCGAATGGGGAGAGGGAAAATCTCGCCAATAACAATCCAGGCACCAGGACCCCAGGTGGAAGCGAaccagaagatgaagatggcgatgaaggcaATCTGGGCGTTGACGGCAGCAATGTTgtcggcaatgttgttcttggGGTTGCTGGGATCAGGGTGGGTGTGGTTGAAACCGACAGTGACACCGATGATGGCAACGAGGAACTGGCAGATAAGCATACCAGCAGCGCCGATAATGAGAATAGTACGACGACCGAATCTCTCAACAGTCCAGAAGGACAGAGGGGTTGAGCAGACGTTGACGAGAGTGAAGATGAGCGAGATCAAGAAAGTGTTGCTAATGGCACCAGTAGACTGAAGGAAGGGAGTGGAGTAGtagaagatgaagttgacacCAGTCCactgctgcatcatctgcaaaGAGGTACCCAGAATGGTTCGGCGCAAGTTGGATTTGGCACTCCAGAGGCTACCCTTGAAGCAATTGGCCCAAGATCCGAACCAGGTGGTAGAAGGAATGAGAGCACGCTCGTACTCCTCGTTGGCGATAATCTCAGCAAGTTCGGTCTGGACGTATTCGGAGTTCTCAGGCTGGCCACGAACGCGAGACAGAGAGTTGATAGCCTTCTGGATCTGACCCTTCTTGACGAAGTAACGAGGAGAGTcaggcaagaagagcaaaccGATACCCAAGATCAGGGCCCAGGGGAACTGAATGGCAATGGGCACACGGTAAGCACCGGTGTTGTCGTAATCCTTGGTGGCGTAAACCACGATGGAGGCCAACATGATAccgatggtgatgcagaaCTGGTAGCCGGCAACGAGAGCACCACGAACCTTGCGAGGGCACTATAATTGGACTCGGATTAGCAACTGCCCATGACGAATCTTCGGAAGCTAGCGACAAGGCGGGCCACCGAAACACAGGACTATACTCACAATTTCAGACATGTACAGAATAACAATGGCAGACTCGAAACCGACACCAAGACCGGCAATAACACGACCGGCGACGATGGGGCCAAGAGCATGATCGGGGCTGGTAATCATCTGGatgacaacaccaagagcGTAGATGACACATCCAGCGATGACGGTCCACTTACGGCCGATCCAGTCggcaacatcaccagcaatCAAAGCACCAAAGAAGGTTCCGCAGGACAGGATAGAGACGATCAGAGAAGTGTGAGATTCGGAAATCTTGGTCGCAGTGGGGCCTTCAACAGCCTGGATGAAAATGTTGGAGCCCAAGACACCGTTGATGTAACCGGAATCATAACCGAAGAAGATACCACCGAAGGAGGCAAAGGCGCAAAGAAGATAGGCCTTCCAAGTGACGGGAGCCTCGATGTGCTCGACATCAGGGGCAGTGTGGAGAGTAACCGAAGCCTTTCGGTCCTCTCCCGACTTCTCGAGACTGGCAGACAttgttggtcttgtcgaCAGCTCTGCGGTAGCTGGTGTTCGTTTGCTGGAATGTAAGCAGTTGCAATGTCTTGGGATATTGAAGATCCTAAGGCAAGACAAGGTGTCGTTCTGGTGTGGGGCAACAAAGGGGAACGCCCGTTAAACAATGGGATGGACGGCACGAAgagcaagacaagaaaaggaCGACTTAGACAATGAGGGGGTGAGGACGTCTTTTTATCCCACGAGCCAGCGGAGCAATCGATCAAGAATTGGCAAGGgtgtcaatgttgcatcCCGTCCATCATCGACAGTGGCATCTGCGCGTGAATGCTTCCGCGGACACGCTTTGGGGCAAAATTTGAAAATGCGATGGGCAGCAAAGCCTGCAGGGGTGGCGTTCATTCACACACGACACTCGACAGGGAAGCGGAGCTTGCACTGGATCTGTTCCTGTTCTGTGAACCAGCAACCAAAAAAGTACACGGTCATTCGTCCAGGAAAAAAATCTGAAAAGCGACCAGGCTGAGTTTGCCCCCCAGTCCGACTCAAGCTTTGGTGATTGACTTCTGAGCTCCGGGGTCGAGACATGAAGCATGAGGCGCGTGTCCGGGGAACCCGCATGGAGATATGCGGGGCGTAGACGGGCCTGGGCTACGAGGTAAGGCCGATGATGGTGGCAGATGGACGCTGTGGCCCACATCGGCTGGCAGATAAGCGCCGAGAAGGGCCGGCCGTTGGCGTTTTCTGGTAGGGGGCACTGGAAAAAGCTAATTAAGCGTTTGAGATGGCCTGGGTGCTTCTGGTCTGCCCATTGGATCCTCTCCCATCACTTGGAACACGTCTGCTGGTGAACCGACGAGGTGTGGTGACCTATTGCCTCCAATCCATCCCCAAGATCCCCCTAAATCCCCCCCATGGGCAAGAAATTTTTGGAGACGGGCTCCAATCAAGTCGATGGGTCAGAAATTTGTGAAGCAAAAGGGACAGCATCTCGGGTAAAACTCAAAAAGACAATTGAGCCGTGACTAGACCAACACGGGGCCGAAGACGTGAATCAGCTATTGGACACCGCATACGGATGAGACTTACTCTCCGTTTGTCCAGGCCTGCTCGAGCCTGTTGTTTACCAGATGTGATTACGGTAAGGAAACAAGCAGACAGGCCTAATCCGTCGTCACTGTCATATGTGATTCAGCCAAGAGCACGGTGTTTTTCTgctctggccaagttgcACTGGCAAAGCTTCATAGGGGGTTACAGTAAGTGCAATTTGCCTAAGCGGAAGGTTCATGTCCGCCACTGCTGGAAGTCAGATTCAGCACAGACGGGTTTCTCGTTATTAGGGCATCGACAGAACGGTCGTCATGAACGGACGATGGCGTTGGGTAGCATCTTTCGATGGCTTCCTTCTGACAGCGCCAACCGCCTCAGGACGTCAGATTGTCTTGACCATCAATCCTCTTGCGGTGGTATTACTACAGCATCAATCATGCGAATGAATCATGGCGCTATGGTCACGAGACCCCAGCTTCACAAATACTGTCCTGATTCCTGACACAGTGGAGACTCATCGTCAACGGGATCGAATGTTGTCCCTTACCAACAGGCAAACCACAAATCTCATGAGGTGTTCCTAAATCGAACATCTGCAGAACGCCAGATGCGCAGAGCCAAtagcttggcttgcaaaCTCCTAATGGGACTACTCTCGGTCGTACTTGACACGCTATTTCCTGCCCCAGGCCCATCTTCCAGCACTGTATTTGGCCGAGCAAGCAGCGACTTGGCGAGAGACTGGCCAGAAGCCAACCTAGCCCAGGGTTCTTGCGGGATCAAgggtgctggtgctgcaatCGTGTTTCCAAGGGTAGCTCCGGCATTGTGGCTGCAGGCCATCACTCTCTTCGTGCTGCAGATCGACGGgtggctgttgctggacGCTGAGATGCAAGCAGTTTTCGTCCACTTGGACGGAGAAATTCGAGAGCAGATTCTGCCGCCGTTGTTCGGTTGAAAAGTCCAGTCCAATGGTCCCCTCATACCATACCGCAATAGAGTTGGTTTATCCAGCAGTTGGGCTACATGGAAGCCAAGCTTTCGTCAACGCAAACACCCCTAACAAAATTATTGTCCTGAGGGTACT
Proteins encoded:
- a CDS encoding sugar porter (SP) family MFS transporter (similar to Coccidioides immitis RS XP_001242512.1), whose amino-acid sequence is MSASLEKSGEDRKASVTLHTAPDVEHIEAPVTWKAYLLCAFASFGGIFFGYDSGYINGVLGSNIFIQAVEGPTATKISESHTSLIVSILSCGTFFGALIAGDVADWIGRKWTVIAGCVIYALGVVIQMITSPDHALGPIVAGRVIAGLGVGFESAIVILYMSEICPRKVRGALVAGYQFCITIGIMLASIVVYATKDYDNTGAYRVPIAIQFPWALILGIGLLFLPDSPRYFVKKGQIQKAINSLSRVRGQPENSEYVQTELAEIIANEEYERALIPSTTWFGSWANCFKGSLWSAKSNLRRTILGTSLQMMQQWTGVNFIFYYSTPFLQSTGAISNTFLISLIFTLVNVCSTPLSFWTVERFGRRTILIIGAAGMLICQFLVAIIGVTVGFNHTHPDPSNPKNNIADNIAAVNAQIAFIAIFIFWFASTWGPGAWIVIGEIFPLPIRSRGVGLSTASNWLWNTIIAVSDLPHQLTIITRFNSVERD